A section of the Lathamus discolor isolate bLatDis1 chromosome 6, bLatDis1.hap1, whole genome shotgun sequence genome encodes:
- the TSPAN32 gene encoding tetraspanin-32 isoform X2, which translates to MGLRCGMKTIKCQLLVTSLCVMLLGLSIATLSTVTHYGPHFTLIRDISLESNSYRVIHHTAFYFGICISMTLILAALLGSVAMVRESQSLTAMGFFCFALAFCGLVPAACWRYTHSTEVEESMMDVYDLVYEEVRRNASSFRRHELTAIHKVFLCCGKHSPFGDTTNVESKTCPPGQANDAGQDCLQEIQFFLKKHMDFVTTLLGITIGFTVYGMILTSFLWFSIHFSSNLDRKGKYILRERQTPSCS; encoded by the exons ctgctggggTTGTCCATTGCCACCCTGAGCACAGTCACCCACTATGGGCCACATTTCACCCTCATCAGAGACATCTCCCTGGAGAGCAACTCTTACAGAGTCATCCACCACACAG CTTTCTACTTTGGGATCTGCATCAGCATGACCCTGATCCTCGCAGCCCTGCTGGGCTCTGTCGCCATGGTGCGGGAATCGCAGAGCCTCACTGCCATG ggatttttctgttttgctctggCCTTCTGCGGATTGGtcccagctgcctgctggaGATACACGCACAGCACGGAG GTGGAAGAGAGCATGATGGATGTGTATGATCTTGTGTATGAGGAAGTGAGGAGGAACGCCTCCAGCTTCAGGAGGCACGAGCTGACTGCCATCCACAAAGTA ttcctgTGCTGTGGGAAGCACTCTCCATTTGGGGATACAACCAACGTTGAGAGCAAGACATGCCCACCCGGCCAGGCAAATGATGCTGGACAG GACTGCCTCCAAGAGATCCAGTTCTTCCTGAAGAAGCACATGGACTTTGTCACCACGCTCCTGGGCATCACCATTGGCTTCACG GTTTACGGAATGATCCTGACTTCATTCCTCTGGTTCTCCATCCACTTCAGCAGCAACCTGGATAGGAAAGGCAAATACATTCTGCGAGAGAG ACAAACCCCCAGCTGTAGCTGA
- the TSPAN32 gene encoding tetraspanin-32 isoform X3 — translation MGLRCGMKTIKCQLLVTSLCVMLLGLSIATLSTVTHYGPHFTLIRDISLESNSYRVIHHTAFYFGICISMTLILAALLGSVAMVRESQSLTAMGFFCFALAFCGLVPAACWRYTHSTEVEESMMDVYDLVYEEVRRNASSFRRHELTAIHKVFLCCGKHSPFGDTTNVESKTCPPGQANDAGQDCLQEIQFFLKKHMDFVTTLLGITIGFTVYGMILTSFLWFSIHFSSNLDRKGKYILRER, via the exons ctgctggggTTGTCCATTGCCACCCTGAGCACAGTCACCCACTATGGGCCACATTTCACCCTCATCAGAGACATCTCCCTGGAGAGCAACTCTTACAGAGTCATCCACCACACAG CTTTCTACTTTGGGATCTGCATCAGCATGACCCTGATCCTCGCAGCCCTGCTGGGCTCTGTCGCCATGGTGCGGGAATCGCAGAGCCTCACTGCCATG ggatttttctgttttgctctggCCTTCTGCGGATTGGtcccagctgcctgctggaGATACACGCACAGCACGGAG GTGGAAGAGAGCATGATGGATGTGTATGATCTTGTGTATGAGGAAGTGAGGAGGAACGCCTCCAGCTTCAGGAGGCACGAGCTGACTGCCATCCACAAAGTA ttcctgTGCTGTGGGAAGCACTCTCCATTTGGGGATACAACCAACGTTGAGAGCAAGACATGCCCACCCGGCCAGGCAAATGATGCTGGACAG GACTGCCTCCAAGAGATCCAGTTCTTCCTGAAGAAGCACATGGACTTTGTCACCACGCTCCTGGGCATCACCATTGGCTTCACG GTTTACGGAATGATCCTGACTTCATTCCTCTGGTTCTCCATCCACTTCAGCAGCAACCTGGATAGGAAAGGCAAATACATTCTGCGAGAGAGGTAG